The window CATCTGTGGATTGCCGCAGAGCATGACCCGCGAGTGCTCGGACGTAAGCTCGACGCCTGCCACCCGCTCCAGTTCGCCATTTTCGATCAGCGTGGTGATTCGCCCGTTCAGGGCGCCGGGGTGCTGTTCACGCGTGACGGTCGCAATGAACTGCAACTTGTGCGCGTATTCCGCCAGATAGTCGCGTTGCGTCAGCCCTGCGATCAGCTCCTGATAAGCCAGCTCGCGGGCCTCACGTACGCTGTAGACGAGGATGATCCGCTCAAATTTCTCCCACACCTCGAAGTCCTGCAGGATCGACAGAAACGGCGCCACGCCAGTGCCTGTGGATAACAGCCAGAGATCACGTCCATCGACGAAACGATCCAGCGTCAGGTAACCGAAAGCCTGACGGTCGACCAGCAGCGTATCGCCGACCTCCAGTCGACTCAGTTCACTGGTGAACTCACCGCCCGGCACGACAATGGAAAAGAACTCAAGGAATTCGTCATAGGGCGAAGAGACCATTGAATAGGCGCGCCACACGGTGCTGCCGTCGGCTCTCGTCACGCCCAGCCGGGCGAATTGCCCCGCCCGAAAACGAAAGCCAGGGTCTCTGGTGGCCCGCAACGTGAACAGGTTGGGGGTCAATGGCTGAACATCGGTCAGGGTCTGGCGAGTGAATTTTTCTGCACTGGCAGTCATGAG is drawn from Pseudomonas sp. 31-12 and contains these coding sequences:
- a CDS encoding ferredoxin--NADP reductase encodes the protein MTASAEKFTRQTLTDVQPLTPNLFTLRATRDPGFRFRAGQFARLGVTRADGSTVWRAYSMVSSPYDEFLEFFSIVVPGGEFTSELSRLEVGDTLLVDRQAFGYLTLDRFVDGRDLWLLSTGTGVAPFLSILQDFEVWEKFERIILVYSVREARELAYQELIAGLTQRDYLAEYAHKLQFIATVTREQHPGALNGRITTLIENGELERVAGVELTSEHSRVMLCGNPQMIDDTRKLLKQRDMHLSLSRRPGQVAVENFW